A DNA window from Streptococcus sp. LPB0220 contains the following coding sequences:
- the aac(6') gene encoding aminoglycoside 6'-N-acetyltransferase yields the protein MDGITKDSIKTAELMKQLWPQLTDKEAIDEVKKYTNGKNTAIFTEVEGDTIVGLALCSLRFDYVEGCKYSPVGFLEGIIVDEEYRLKDIAKNLCTKCEEWAKNKGCKEFASDCTLTNTDSIRFHLNIGFQEANRIIHFKKTL from the coding sequence ATGGATGGAATAACAAAAGATTCTATAAAAACGGCTGAACTAATGAAACAATTATGGCCCCAATTGACCGATAAAGAAGCTATTGATGAAGTAAAAAAATATACGAATGGCAAAAATACTGCAATCTTTACAGAAGTTGAAGGTGACACAATTGTAGGGTTAGCACTATGTTCACTCAGATTCGATTATGTTGAAGGTTGTAAATATAGTCCTGTTGGATTCTTAGAAGGGATTATTGTCGACGAGGAATATCGTTTAAAGGATATTGCTAAAAATCTCTGTACAAAATGTGAGGAATGGGCGAAAAATAAAGGATGTAAGGAATTTGCAAGTGATTGTACTTTAACGAATACTGATTCTATAAGATTTCATCTCAATATTGGATTCCAGGAGGCAAATAGAATTATTCACTTTAAGAAGACATTATAA
- a CDS encoding aminoglycoside phosphotransferase family protein, whose amino-acid sequence MDFSSKIAINKGWSDDKKYCVTDKNQQKYFLRVSDKEKLDSKKFEFDMMEKVASLGVPMCKPINIELCDDEVHSLHEWIDGKDARETILTVSKEQQYIYGVEAGRILQKIHSLPVTEVREDWEVFYNRKIDDKISKYKECPVQYENGQIFIDFLNANRELLKDRPQVFQHGDYHIGNFMIGEDCKIYIIDFDRFDIGDPWEEFNRIVWSAQVSPSFASGMIDGYFDHKVPDLFWKLLAIYILNNIVGALSWAVPYGAEEISVMQQQAKEILEWYDDMNQIIPSWYLNKKKTE is encoded by the coding sequence GTGGATTTTAGTAGTAAGATAGCCATAAATAAAGGTTGGTCAGATGATAAAAAATATTGTGTGACAGATAAAAATCAGCAAAAATATTTCTTGCGTGTTTCTGATAAGGAGAAGTTAGATTCTAAAAAATTTGAATTTGATATGATGGAGAAAGTAGCTTCTCTTGGAGTTCCGATGTGTAAACCGATTAACATAGAACTATGCGATGACGAAGTACATTCTTTACATGAATGGATAGATGGGAAAGATGCTCGAGAAACCATTTTAACTGTTTCAAAAGAACAACAATACATTTACGGAGTAGAAGCAGGAAGAATCCTTCAAAAAATTCATTCACTCCCTGTCACAGAAGTTCGTGAAGATTGGGAGGTCTTTTATAATCGAAAAATTGATGACAAAATCTCCAAATACAAAGAATGTCCCGTTCAATATGAAAATGGTCAGATCTTTATTGATTTTTTAAATGCAAATCGAGAATTGTTAAAAGATAGACCTCAGGTTTTCCAACATGGAGATTATCATATCGGGAATTTCATGATTGGTGAAGATTGTAAAATTTATATCATTGACTTTGATCGATTTGATATTGGAGATCCTTGGGAGGAATTCAATCGTATTGTATGGTCTGCTCAAGTCTCTCCCTCTTTTGCGTCTGGTATGATAGATGGATATTTTGATCATAAGGTTCCGGATTTATTTTGGAAGCTTCTCGCTATCTATATTCTAAATAACATAGTTGGTGCTCTGTCATGGGCTGTACCTTACGGAGCTGAAGAAATATCAGTAATGCAACAACAAGCTAAGGAAATTTTAGAATGGTATGATGATATGAATCAAATCATTCCTAGTTGGTACTTGAACAAGAAGAAGACTGAATAA
- a CDS encoding DNA alkylation repair protein: MKEYILNLEKEFSLIENGFKEEEKRALADYLSNDNVYTKELAFLAFKSNVYQVRMYSVFLFGHLSSYEEILIFMRDEVSKDDNWRVQEVLAKAFDEFCKQTGYEKSLPVIDDWLQNNNPNVRRAVTEGLRIWTSRPYFKDNPDEAIKRIATLKEDSSEYVRKSVGNALRDIGKKFPELIKEELDSWDVKSKEIQKVYKLASKFIK, translated from the coding sequence ATGAAAGAATATATTTTAAATTTAGAAAAAGAATTCTCTTTAATAGAAAATGGATTTAAAGAAGAAGAGAAAAGAGCTCTTGCTGATTATCTATCAAACGATAATGTGTATACCAAAGAATTAGCATTTTTAGCTTTTAAATCCAATGTATATCAAGTTAGAATGTACAGTGTATTTCTCTTTGGCCATTTGTCATCGTATGAAGAAATTTTGATCTTTATGAGGGATGAGGTTTCAAAGGATGACAATTGGAGAGTTCAAGAAGTATTAGCAAAAGCATTTGATGAATTTTGTAAGCAAACAGGTTATGAAAAATCTCTTCCGGTTATTGACGACTGGCTACAAAATAATAATCCAAATGTCAGAAGAGCTGTTACAGAAGGTTTGAGAATATGGACGAGTAGACCATATTTCAAGGATAATCCAGATGAAGCTATTAAACGAATCGCAACATTAAAAGAAGATTCTAGTGAATATGTTAGAAAATCAGTCGGTAATGCTTTGAGGGATATTGGCAAAAAATTTCCAGAGTTGATCAAAGAAGAACTTGATAGTTGGGATGTTAAGAGTAAAGAGATTCAAAAAGTTTACAAGTTAGCAAGTAAATTTATTAAGTGA
- a CDS encoding ATP-binding cassette domain-containing protein — protein MTSGGLYVTLRSYVTKKHLFFYFIAIMITWLEAIITPALIQYIVSSFTNHQLHLLWQVLFWGIVGNLILLLGLAGKRYYYARVLTDFKSGIKKAIFQTFLYSRQIADEEVLSDLENDVKQLEDNYIEPTVIIISSLGFTTVSICYALWTNFYLGLLFIIFYSIPVLCSGIGSKRLDEITKEKSLANQAYVSQATNMIAGARSIRYYRGQSLFYKLFSKDLHKALKEEIAYEKQRTINSLFINGIDAFCSVAPIVIGGFMTYYNYLSAASFVGIYLVSYNIGYQFQELSYFINTRKSAKSLCDKYQKLLGVDLDMPSVLEGSVFPIQLEKVSVERDGQEILASCDLTIEEGEKIAIIGESGSGKTTLLNLIYGEIEPSHGRIRYHGQELTSDELYQAGAYILQSSHIFDGLSLEENIALGQELDTVRMDEILQQTGLKALQNKNLSNQTLSGGEKQRLEIARALYHNRQFILADEVKANLDFKNQEKISELLFSLPQALVEVIHHYSEEDLKRYDKVIKLEK, from the coding sequence ATAACTTCAGGAGGTTTATACGTTACGCTTAGATCTTATGTAACCAAGAAGCACTTATTCTTCTATTTTATAGCGATTATGATTACTTGGCTGGAGGCTATTATTACACCAGCTTTGATTCAGTATATTGTCTCCAGTTTTACCAATCACCAGTTGCATTTGCTATGGCAGGTCTTGTTTTGGGGGATTGTTGGAAATCTGATTCTCTTGCTGGGTTTGGCGGGGAAACGTTATTACTACGCACGAGTGCTGACAGACTTCAAGTCGGGTATTAAGAAGGCTATCTTTCAGACTTTTCTATATAGCCGTCAGATAGCGGATGAAGAAGTTTTGTCAGACTTGGAAAATGATGTAAAACAGCTAGAAGATAATTATATTGAGCCAACTGTTATTATTATTTCTTCTTTGGGATTTACAACCGTCTCTATCTGTTACGCTCTTTGGACTAATTTTTATCTTGGCTTGCTCTTTATCATTTTTTATTCGATACCTGTTCTTTGTAGTGGAATTGGCTCTAAACGTTTGGATGAAATTACGAAGGAGAAGTCCTTAGCTAATCAAGCCTATGTCTCTCAAGCAACCAATATGATCGCAGGTGCTCGTTCCATACGGTATTATCGGGGGCAAAGCTTGTTTTACAAACTGTTCTCTAAAGATTTGCACAAGGCTCTAAAGGAAGAAATCGCCTATGAAAAACAACGGACTATAAATAGCCTCTTTATCAATGGAATTGATGCTTTTTGCTCTGTTGCGCCTATTGTCATTGGTGGTTTCATGACCTATTATAACTACCTATCTGCAGCCAGCTTTGTAGGAATTTACCTCGTATCGTATAATATTGGCTATCAATTTCAGGAGTTATCTTACTTTATCAATACTAGAAAATCAGCCAAGTCTCTCTGTGATAAATATCAAAAATTGTTGGGAGTAGACTTGGATATGCCTTCTGTTCTCGAAGGTTCTGTCTTTCCTATCCAGTTAGAGAAAGTCAGTGTTGAGCGTGATGGTCAAGAAATCCTAGCCTCTTGTGACCTTACTATTGAGGAAGGGGAAAAGATTGCCATTATCGGAGAAAGTGGATCTGGAAAAACAACCTTACTGAACCTAATCTATGGTGAAATTGAACCTAGTCATGGTCGGATTCGCTACCATGGGCAAGAACTAACCTCGGATGAACTCTATCAGGCAGGAGCTTACATTCTCCAGTCTAGTCATATCTTTGATGGTTTGAGCCTAGAGGAAAATATTGCTTTGGGACAAGAACTTGATACTGTAAGGATGGACGAAATCCTGCAACAAACTGGTTTGAAAGCTCTTCAAAACAAAAACCTTAGCAACCAGACTCTGTCAGGCGGTGAGAAGCAGCGCTTGGAAATTGCCCGTGCTCTTTATCACAATCGCCAATTTATCCTAGCTGATGAGGTCAAAGCCAATCTGGACTTTAAAAATCAAGAGAAAATCAGTGAACTTCTCTTCTCCCTCCCTCAAGCACTCGTAGAAGTGATTCATCACTATAGTGAAGAGGACTTGAAGCGCTATGATAAGGTGATAAAACTGGAGAAATAA
- a CDS encoding alpha/beta fold hydrolase — protein MKFHEFGDRNLPPILLIHGGGSSWWNYLRQARILSEEYRVILPTLNGHGEEYQLDYVSTEDSALEILDYVKANCGGKVFAIGGVSLGGQIAMELLSLDSEIAEKAIIDGSLCIPQPGLAKLSIFLVSLFGKLMFSKFSCKLQLSMMDKLYPKLAYPEEIKGYYLEDLPRTPIKTLVTIYKTYMGRYKLKETISASKAQVLYIYGEKELNCVKASAKLFQQLHPNTIQYEAKGYNHGYLSAYLPQEWIDLVVPFLKSDPLEI, from the coding sequence ATGAAATTCCATGAATTTGGTGATAGGAATTTGCCTCCTATCTTGCTGATACATGGTGGTGGCAGTTCTTGGTGGAACTATCTTCGTCAAGCACGAATCTTGTCAGAAGAATACCGTGTTATTTTACCTACTTTGAATGGTCACGGCGAAGAGTACCAACTCGATTATGTTTCTACGGAAGATTCCGCTTTGGAGATCCTAGACTATGTCAAAGCGAACTGTGGTGGGAAGGTATTTGCGATCGGTGGTGTTTCACTTGGTGGTCAAATTGCTATGGAGCTTTTGTCCTTAGACAGCGAGATAGCTGAGAAGGCCATCATAGACGGAAGCCTCTGTATTCCTCAACCAGGGTTAGCTAAACTCAGCATCTTTCTAGTATCCCTATTTGGTAAACTGATGTTCAGTAAATTCTCTTGCAAACTTCAATTAAGCATGATGGACAAACTCTATCCTAAACTGGCTTATCCAGAGGAAATAAAAGGTTATTATTTGGAGGATCTGCCAAGAACACCTATCAAAACATTGGTGACCATTTACAAAACCTATATGGGGCGTTACAAGTTGAAGGAAACAATTTCTGCTAGTAAGGCCCAGGTACTGTATATCTACGGTGAAAAAGAATTGAACTGTGTGAAAGCATCGGCGAAATTATTTCAGCAGCTACATCCCAACACGATCCAGTATGAAGCAAAGGGGTATAACCATGGCTATTTATCAGCTTACCTGCCTCAAGAGTGGATTGATTTGGTGGTACCATTTTTAAAGAGCGATCCATTGGAAATCTGA
- a CDS encoding ADP-ribosylglycohydrolase family protein, giving the protein MLGAIVGDIVGSVYEWSNIKTKDFPLFREHCFFTDDTVMTCAVAEAIMNGGQKDDFIDAMKKYGRMYPDAGYGPRFNTWIQSNDCSPYNSFGNGSAMRVSPCAWVMDCGFCARTGTWPSRRNLARISAEVTHNHPEGVKGAMATSDAIFMCRYYFGGYSGDYGKPINDNPTECKRLIKEYIEQEYGYNLSQTLDEIRPTYRFNETCQDTVPQAIIAFFESTDFEDAIRNAISLGGDSDTLAAITGSIAEAAYGIPDWIKDKAYTYLDEPLKDVLSRWEQEVSIT; this is encoded by the coding sequence ATGCTAGGAGCAATAGTAGGAGACATTGTAGGTTCTGTTTACGAATGGAGCAATATTAAAACGAAAGACTTTCCATTATTTCGTGAGCATTGTTTTTTCACGGACGATACGGTTATGACATGTGCTGTTGCTGAAGCCATCATGAACGGTGGTCAGAAGGATGACTTTATTGATGCTATGAAGAAATATGGCAGAATGTATCCCGATGCTGGGTACGGGCCTAGGTTTAATACATGGATTCAAAGCAATGATTGCTCCCCTTATAATAGCTTTGGCAATGGCTCAGCCATGCGTGTTTCTCCTTGTGCTTGGGTCATGGATTGTGGTTTCTGTGCAAGAACAGGTACTTGGCCATCTCGTAGAAATCTTGCGAGAATTTCTGCAGAGGTGACTCATAACCATCCAGAGGGGGTCAAGGGAGCTATGGCGACGTCTGATGCTATCTTTATGTGTCGTTATTACTTTGGAGGTTACAGTGGCGACTATGGAAAACCGATCAACGATAACCCTACAGAGTGCAAGAGACTCATCAAGGAATACATAGAGCAAGAGTATGGATATAATCTTTCTCAAACACTAGATGAAATTCGTCCTACGTATCGATTCAACGAAACCTGTCAGGATACGGTACCTCAAGCCATCATTGCTTTTTTTGAAAGTACAGATTTTGAAGATGCTATTCGAAATGCCATCTCTCTTGGTGGGGATAGTGATACTCTTGCTGCTATCACCGGAAGTATAGCAGAGGCCGCATATGGTATTCCTGATTGGATTAAGGATAAAGCCTATACCTATCTAGATGAGCCTTTAAAAGATGTGCTTAGCCGATGGGAGCAAGAAGTTTCAATAACATAA
- a CDS encoding ABC transporter permease, whose translation MKGFLYSLALQWKLDIRSKSLLVTYYIVPLIFFLLMGGIFTSVMPEMGSTLIQSMIVMSVSMGAFLGLPPSLIETYGSDIKKIYKANGVPIHLGLVTMLLSAFVHLIMTCMVILLLAPILFKASLPNQLPLFFLALAIYIFVSLSIGSILGLTVNNQAKLTMIAQLVFLPSIMLSGIMFPSNLLPDFLQAIGRLFPAFWGFRLMLDHGFGLENLWYLILVSCISVMTCILLLNQQKSN comes from the coding sequence ATGAAAGGATTCTTGTATAGCCTAGCATTACAGTGGAAATTGGACATACGAAGTAAGTCTCTCTTGGTTACTTACTATATTGTACCGCTTATTTTCTTTCTTCTCATGGGTGGTATTTTTACTTCCGTTATGCCTGAAATGGGTAGTACACTCATACAGTCAATGATTGTCATGAGTGTTTCCATGGGGGCCTTTCTCGGCTTACCGCCTTCCTTGATTGAAACATACGGAAGCGACATAAAAAAGATTTATAAAGCAAATGGTGTGCCTATTCACTTAGGATTGGTGACCATGCTTCTCTCTGCCTTTGTTCATTTGATAATGACCTGCATGGTGATCCTACTACTTGCTCCAATTTTATTTAAAGCAAGTCTACCGAATCAACTTCCCCTATTCTTTCTCGCGCTTGCCATCTACATTTTTGTATCGTTGAGTATCGGAAGTATACTGGGCCTTACTGTTAATAATCAAGCAAAGCTGACCATGATAGCGCAACTTGTATTTTTACCCTCAATTATGCTCTCAGGAATCATGTTTCCTAGCAACTTACTACCTGATTTTCTTCAAGCAATCGGGCGTCTTTTCCCAGCCTTTTGGGGATTCCGCTTGATGCTAGATCATGGTTTTGGTCTTGAAAATCTTTGGTATCTGATTCTTGTATCCTGTATCTCAGTAATGACTTGTATCCTCCTCTTAAATCAGCAAAAATCTAACTAA
- a CDS encoding ABC transporter ATP-binding protein, whose amino-acid sequence MKDAIEVSGLKKSYGSNMVLRGLDFQIKQGEIFALLGVNGAGKTTTLECIEGLRKYDKGKIVVNGKTGIQLQSSSLPAHIKPMEAIKLFAKWNHTYIDDAMLKALGIKEIEQTQYIELSTGQKRRLHLALALISNPDILFLDEPTAGLDVEGRLSLHEQIRKLKSQGKTIVLASHDMAEVETLCDRIAILNSGKIVFCGTPSELTDRLGRKYFIHLKTRDGEESFETDTIEDTLISLLEECKQKHIQILDIKVDRGTLEQHFIEMARRGSE is encoded by the coding sequence ATGAAAGACGCAATAGAGGTTTCTGGATTAAAGAAAAGTTATGGTAGCAATATGGTTCTTAGAGGTCTCGATTTTCAAATCAAACAAGGAGAAATCTTTGCTCTGCTCGGAGTAAACGGAGCTGGTAAAACAACAACGCTTGAATGTATCGAAGGTCTGAGAAAATATGATAAAGGCAAGATAGTTGTAAACGGGAAAACCGGAATTCAACTACAGTCCTCCTCTCTACCCGCTCACATCAAACCGATGGAAGCCATAAAACTCTTTGCAAAATGGAATCATACATACATTGATGATGCTATGCTAAAGGCCCTTGGCATAAAAGAAATTGAACAGACGCAATACATAGAATTATCCACCGGTCAAAAAAGAAGATTACATCTTGCTCTTGCACTTATCAGTAATCCGGATATTCTATTTCTCGATGAACCGACAGCGGGACTTGATGTTGAAGGAAGACTGTCCCTCCACGAACAAATCCGAAAGCTCAAATCGCAGGGAAAGACAATCGTCTTGGCAAGCCACGATATGGCCGAAGTTGAAACCTTATGTGACCGCATTGCTATTTTGAATAGTGGAAAGATCGTATTTTGTGGTACTCCTTCAGAACTGACAGACAGGTTGGGAAGAAAATATTTCATTCATTTAAAGACCCGGGACGGAGAGGAATCTTTTGAAACAGATACGATCGAGGACACTTTGATTTCATTATTGGAAGAATGCAAACAGAAACATATCCAGATATTGGATATTAAGGTTGATCGTGGTACACTGGAGCAGCATTTCATCGAAATGGCAAGGAGGGGATCGGAATGA
- a CDS encoding MerR family transcriptional regulator, whose amino-acid sequence MMAKYRAIPEGFMTVGELAKKMGITIRTLQYYDKEGLLSPSAESEGGRRLYTDKDIVLLHQILSLKSLGFSLKDIKGRLISLKTPDDVANALTEQADILRKNIEQLKDSLVAIEQLKAEVLQIQTVNFKKYADIIVNLQMKNDSYSLIKRFDDDTLDQIRSRFDKKSGQDFMDRLNRLSDQIVELQKENVPAESEQCQQVVQEYWSLIMEFTNGDMSMLPKLMEIGNIDTASNAWEEKQKIVNDYLGPALQVYFSRLGTNPFEEVEP is encoded by the coding sequence ATGATGGCTAAATATAGAGCAATTCCGGAAGGATTTATGACAGTGGGGGAACTTGCTAAGAAAATGGGCATTACCATCCGTACTCTACAATATTACGATAAAGAGGGGCTACTTTCCCCATCGGCAGAAAGTGAGGGAGGTCGCAGGCTTTATACCGATAAAGATATAGTGCTACTCCATCAGATTCTATCATTAAAATCATTAGGCTTTTCTCTCAAGGATATAAAGGGGCGTTTGATCTCTTTGAAAACACCTGATGATGTTGCCAATGCTCTTACAGAGCAAGCAGATATTCTTCGTAAAAATATTGAACAACTTAAGGATTCTTTAGTCGCAATAGAGCAGTTAAAGGCAGAAGTTTTACAAATACAGACGGTCAATTTTAAGAAGTATGCAGACATTATTGTCAATCTACAGATGAAGAATGACTCCTACTCTCTCATTAAGCGCTTTGATGATGATACGCTCGACCAGATACGCAGTCGATTTGACAAGAAAAGCGGGCAAGATTTTATGGATAGGTTGAACCGCCTAAGTGATCAAATCGTGGAGCTTCAGAAAGAAAACGTACCAGCTGAAAGCGAACAATGCCAACAGGTTGTGCAAGAATACTGGAGCTTGATTATGGAGTTTACAAATGGTGATATGAGCATGCTTCCGAAGTTGATGGAGATAGGGAATATCGATACCGCCTCAAACGCTTGGGAAGAAAAGCAAAAAATCGTTAATGATTATTTAGGGCCTGCTTTACAAGTCTATTTTTCAAGGCTTGGAACAAATCCCTTTGAGGAGGTAGAACCATGA
- a CDS encoding YfbM family protein gives MGMIANYQYLPDNELEQIKALSNQEDDLLDFAEDSADTHDIIIDIDKMWDALLFVMTGFSSSEFLDDNPLREAVLGVTPLEDVSEYIAYTEKSRIAAISQALEEFDMDKALKDFSMEACKKADLYPDIWDYLEEEEEIKDDILTCFVNMKEFYKNILELNGNVLVTIC, from the coding sequence ATGGGAATGATTGCCAATTATCAATATTTACCAGACAATGAATTAGAACAAATAAAAGCTCTTTCTAACCAAGAAGATGACTTGTTAGACTTTGCTGAGGACTCCGCTGACACTCATGATATCATAATAGATATCGACAAAATGTGGGATGCTCTTCTCTTTGTCATGACAGGATTTAGTAGTTCAGAATTTTTGGATGACAATCCCTTGAGAGAAGCTGTTTTAGGGGTGACTCCTCTAGAGGATGTATCTGAATATATCGCCTATACTGAAAAATCGAGAATTGCGGCTATCAGTCAAGCTTTAGAAGAATTTGATATGGACAAGGCTTTGAAAGACTTTAGTATGGAAGCATGCAAGAAAGCCGACTTGTATCCTGATATTTGGGATTATCTTGAGGAAGAGGAAGAAATCAAGGATGACATTTTAACCTGCTTTGTAAATATGAAAGAGTTTTACAAAAATATTCTAGAACTCAATGGAAATGTCCTAGTCACTATTTGTTAA
- a CDS encoding CbrC family protein, translating to MNPFLEKYITLKKQYLDQDGKPSSVAALYDLADELAKSDDLEAKKVLVDLYEQLGLYTSAYSLFTEILDKPDRKQIKKLSRLQEMSQSHGDRFAHSRPLTKEEKKQRQDLLKDLPHFLYHPDPLATGSFVEGEAKVCPSCGKESNVYYALRPYSIEEIEHLCPTCIANGQAAKKFDAEFIQDAEWQGELDPEKNQLLFCQTPGYSSWQGEYWLSCCQDYCAYLGTVGTRELKDMGIAEQVLADYEAREEYQEVEDYLVKDGPICGYLFRCLHCQKYQIWVDAD from the coding sequence ATGAATCCATTTCTAGAAAAATACATTACATTAAAAAAGCAATACCTGGACCAAGATGGAAAGCCTTCAAGTGTCGCAGCCCTTTATGATTTGGCTGATGAATTAGCTAAGTCTGATGATTTAGAAGCGAAGAAAGTCTTAGTTGACCTCTATGAGCAATTGGGTCTCTACACTAGTGCCTATAGCTTATTTACTGAAATCTTAGATAAACCAGATCGAAAACAGATAAAGAAACTGAGTCGTTTACAAGAAATGAGTCAAAGTCATGGAGATAGATTTGCCCATTCTCGTCCACTAACAAAAGAAGAGAAGAAGCAAAGGCAGGACTTGTTAAAAGACTTACCCCATTTTCTCTATCATCCAGATCCCTTAGCTACAGGTTCATTTGTTGAAGGAGAAGCCAAGGTTTGTCCATCTTGTGGGAAAGAAAGCAATGTTTATTATGCTCTTAGACCCTACAGTATTGAAGAGATAGAACATCTCTGCCCAACTTGCATTGCAAATGGTCAAGCAGCTAAGAAATTCGATGCGGAATTTATCCAAGATGCCGAGTGGCAGGGTGAATTGGATCCAGAAAAGAATCAGCTGCTTTTTTGTCAGACTCCAGGCTACTCTAGTTGGCAGGGAGAATATTGGCTTTCTTGTTGCCAAGATTATTGTGCTTACCTGGGTACAGTTGGAACTCGTGAATTAAAGGATATGGGAATCGCTGAGCAAGTCTTGGCAGACTATGAAGCGCGTGAGGAATATCAAGAGGTAGAAGACTACTTGGTTAAAGACGGGCCTATCTGTGGTTATTTGTTTAGATGTCTCCATTGTCAAAAATACCAGATCTGGGTTGATGCAGATTAA